In Phormidium yuhuli AB48, one genomic interval encodes:
- a CDS encoding type II toxin-antitoxin system VapC family toxin: MEKIGAIADTGFVVALLNRKDRQHVAVATIYQQHPTIALPQPALTEIAYLLGRDAGIPTVVQFLRSLDNSRFQVISLTLPDTQRVAQIIETYQDSQIDFVDACVMAIAERLNLQTVLTLDRRDFSIFRPQHCSAFNLLP; the protein is encoded by the coding sequence ATGGAAAAAATAGGGGCGATCGCTGATACTGGATTTGTAGTTGCCTTGCTCAATCGCAAAGATCGCCAGCACGTTGCTGTTGCCACAATTTATCAACAGCACCCAACCATTGCCCTACCCCAACCCGCCTTGACGGAAATTGCCTATTTGTTAGGACGAGATGCGGGAATTCCTACCGTAGTTCAATTTTTGCGTTCCCTCGACAACAGCCGATTTCAAGTCATTTCCCTAACTTTACCCGACACTCAACGAGTTGCTCAGATTATAGAAACCTATCAAGATAGTCAGATTGATTTTGTTGATGCTTGCGTCATGGCGATCGCCGAACGGTTGAACTTGCAAACTGTCCTCACCTTAGATCGTCGAGATTTTAGTATTTTTCGCCCTCAGCATTGTTCAGCCTTTAACCTGCTGCCCTAA
- a CDS encoding type II toxin-antitoxin system ParD family antitoxin, giving the protein MQITLNKQQEELIAAQLAQGNFNHLDEGVNAAFKLLEKLQTEYQDWLTETRAKVQSAALELDHGEGLDGETFVLDILDRFHTGSPYPPVKI; this is encoded by the coding sequence ATGCAAATTACCTTAAACAAGCAACAAGAGGAGTTGATCGCTGCCCAGTTAGCCCAGGGCAATTTTAACCATCTTGATGAAGGGGTCAATGCCGCGTTTAAATTGCTAGAAAAACTGCAAACTGAATACCAAGACTGGCTCACCGAAACCCGTGCTAAAGTACAATCTGCCGCCTTAGAATTGGATCATGGCGAAGGCTTGGATGGGGAAACCTTTGTTTTAGACATTCTGGATCGTTTTCACACCGGATCTCCCTATCCGCCAGTCAAGATTTGA
- a CDS encoding PIN domain-containing protein, with amino-acid sequence MELNYGLILNPQRAEKIKPIILSFLSSVTILPFTTAEAEKAAEIRAILKSQGQPIGAYDVLIAATALQHQLIMITANPREFNRVVGLKTENWRQT; translated from the coding sequence ATGGAACTCAACTATGGTTTAATCCTCAATCCACAGCGGGCAGAAAAAATCAAACCGATTATTCTCAGTTTTCTGTCTTCTGTGACAATTCTCCCTTTCACAACCGCTGAAGCTGAAAAAGCGGCTGAAATTCGTGCCATACTCAAATCTCAAGGACAGCCAATTGGGGCTTATGATGTCTTGATAGCCGCCACTGCACTGCAACATCAACTGATAATGATTACCGCCAACCCACGAGAATTTAATCGCGTTGTGGGTCTTAAAACTGAGAATTGGCGACAGACCTAG
- a CDS encoding NB-ARC domain-containing protein: MNPSHLLKLNQGLLARTALLGLGAIVTGGLSSPVAAIGENVSYGLTTNNLGTLLDKFRNSGSILRNQDIAKAAGRTVAKTLEEQVSPHYPEIQTRLDDFAAKIEDYWLQWAEETTSLNLFETLQEDQLYQIFSQQPEQFSQYQVLPEAEWREVVTWLFQQGCENRVLLDDVESYQDVIANLAAELATNFNKHLRQVLKDDANNGGKAFVGMLFDLHGATLAQIAEIREVLPQLATRQDIRRVLAAISQLQHPNPPAPPTPWHGLGAVDTVPQPPPHFLPRPEDMAALKQRLLTPNHQTLVMTGQGQKVGVQGMGGLGKTVLAAALARDNEVRRQFPDGIIWLTVGTNPDCLALYQRLANTLGETNAYLEGEPQWNAYLSNLLREKRCLLVLDDVWSQREAERFVAVLGPDCRLLLTTRDARLIAGLGANGYELGMLDETQARQLLANWARVPVEMLPPEAEAVRKHCGNLPLALALAGAQIGMGNSWADLLTALDAADLHFLDHPYGSIYKVIKTSVDQLAAPLQQAYLELGIVAADVQVSEAALVKLWGRRGDMPDYRLRQWLTELAQRALVFVSGESPSRWMSLHDVPQKYLREQVQNPAKLHRDWLQSYGGGRFPWTGAEVAAEVYLYQQALYHFRAAGEMEAFRRLLWDFDWLQGKLAATDIRALLADFEAVTVGESRNSGLKRLEGALRLSAHVLEQDSSQLVSQLWGRLLSFIDTSPPYRYFWEKIPVVGQYLPKYQQRRGKSSPELEQLLHRAKQRQEKPWFRPLTANLTPPGGPLIRTLSGHSDGVTAVAITPDGFRAVSASWDNTLKLWDLQTGRELATLRGHSWSVEAVAIASDGFRAVSASWDNTLKLWDLEGGTELATLSGHSNWVRAVEIAPDGKRAVSASRDETLKLWDLETRTELATLRGHSGFVTAVITPDGKQAVSASSFNGTLKLWDLETGTELATLSGHSDDVNAVAITPDGFRAVSASSDKTLKLWDLETRTELATFSGHSSAVNAVAITPDGKQAVSASDDNTLKLWDLERRTELATLSGHSELVLAVAIAPDGKRAVSASSDKTLKLWDLDTGTKWFDSPHQPLATLRVHSSAVNAVAITPDGKQAVSASDDNTLKLWDLERGTELATLTGHSSAVNAVAITPDGKQAVSTSSDKTLKLWNLETGRELATLTGHSSAINAVAIAPNGFRAVSASGSLFGSEDKTLKLWNLETGRELATLTGHSGVVNAVVIAPDGKRAVSASNDKTLKLWDLETGRELATLTGHSGVVNAVAISPLGIASLTAPDGFRAVSASDDNTLKLWDLERGTELATLRGHSNWVLAVAIAPDGKRAVSASRDDTLKLWDLETGKELATFTGEAAMKSCAITPDGVTVVAGDEGGRVYFLRLEGLRG, from the coding sequence ATGAACCCCTCTCACCTGCTCAAACTCAATCAAGGACTCCTGGCTCGAACGGCTCTCTTAGGCTTGGGAGCCATTGTCACTGGGGGGTTAAGCAGCCCCGTCGCCGCAATTGGGGAGAATGTCAGCTATGGCCTGACTACCAATAATCTGGGGACGTTACTGGATAAATTCCGCAACAGTGGCAGTATCTTACGCAACCAAGATATCGCCAAAGCCGCTGGCCGCACCGTGGCCAAGACCTTGGAGGAGCAAGTTAGCCCCCACTACCCCGAGATTCAAACTCGGTTAGACGATTTCGCCGCTAAAATCGAGGACTATTGGCTGCAATGGGCCGAAGAAACGACAAGCCTCAACCTGTTTGAAACCCTCCAGGAAGACCAACTCTATCAGATTTTCAGCCAACAACCGGAGCAGTTTAGCCAGTATCAGGTCCTGCCGGAAGCGGAATGGCGGGAAGTGGTCACCTGGTTATTTCAACAGGGATGCGAGAACCGGGTGTTGCTGGATGATGTGGAGAGTTATCAAGATGTCATCGCTAATTTGGCAGCGGAATTAGCCACCAACTTCAATAAACACCTGCGCCAAGTCCTGAAAGACGATGCCAACAACGGCGGGAAAGCGTTTGTGGGGATGTTGTTTGACCTGCATGGGGCGACCTTGGCACAAATTGCCGAAATTCGGGAGGTTTTACCCCAACTCGCCACTCGTCAGGATATACGCCGGGTATTGGCGGCCATTTCCCAATTACAACACCCGAACCCCCCCGCACCCCCCACCCCTTGGCACGGTTTAGGGGCTGTGGATACGGTTCCCCAACCTCCCCCTCATTTTCTCCCCCGTCCTGAAGATATGGCGGCTTTAAAACAACGACTGTTGACCCCCAACCATCAAACCCTAGTAATGACGGGACAGGGGCAGAAAGTGGGGGTGCAGGGGATGGGAGGACTCGGGAAAACCGTGTTAGCGGCAGCCTTAGCCCGGGATAACGAGGTGCGGCGACAGTTTCCCGATGGGATTATCTGGCTGACGGTGGGGACTAACCCGGACTGTCTCGCCCTGTATCAACGCCTTGCCAACACCTTGGGGGAAACCAACGCCTATCTGGAAGGAGAACCCCAGTGGAATGCCTATCTCTCCAATCTGTTGCGGGAGAAACGCTGTTTATTGGTTCTCGATGATGTCTGGTCACAACGGGAAGCCGAGCGATTTGTGGCGGTGTTGGGGCCGGACTGTCGCCTGTTGCTGACGACGCGGGATGCCCGGTTAATTGCCGGGTTGGGGGCCAATGGCTATGAGTTGGGGATGCTGGATGAGACCCAAGCGCGACAATTATTAGCCAATTGGGCGAGAGTCCCTGTCGAAATGTTACCCCCAGAAGCCGAGGCGGTGCGGAAACATTGCGGAAATTTGCCCTTAGCCTTGGCTTTGGCTGGGGCGCAAATTGGCATGGGCAACAGTTGGGCGGATTTGCTGACGGCCTTGGATGCGGCGGATTTACACTTTCTCGACCATCCCTATGGCAGTATTTATAAAGTCATCAAAACCAGTGTGGATCAGTTAGCCGCACCCTTGCAACAGGCTTATTTAGAGTTAGGGATTGTGGCAGCGGATGTGCAAGTGTCCGAGGCGGCGTTAGTCAAGTTGTGGGGACGGCGGGGGGATATGCCGGACTATCGGTTGCGGCAGTGGTTGACGGAGTTGGCGCAACGGGCGTTAGTGTTTGTGTCGGGGGAGTCGCCCTCGCGGTGGATGTCGTTGCATGACGTGCCGCAGAAGTATTTACGGGAACAGGTGCAGAATCCGGCGAAGTTGCATCGGGACTGGTTGCAGAGTTATGGCGGTGGCAGGTTTCCCTGGACGGGGGCGGAGGTGGCGGCAGAGGTTTATCTGTATCAGCAGGCGCTTTATCATTTCCGAGCAGCGGGGGAAATGGAGGCGTTTCGGCGGTTGTTATGGGATTTTGATTGGTTGCAAGGGAAGTTAGCGGCGACGGATATTCGGGCGCTGTTGGCAGATTTTGAGGCGGTGACGGTTGGGGAAAGTCGGAACAGTGGGCTGAAGCGGCTGGAAGGGGCGTTGCGGTTATCGGCTCATGTGTTGGAGCAGGATAGCAGTCAGTTGGTTAGCCAGTTATGGGGGCGGTTGTTGTCCTTTATTGATACTTCCCCACCCTATCGCTATTTTTGGGAAAAAATCCCCGTCGTTGGGCAATACTTGCCGAAATATCAGCAGCGTCGAGGGAAGTCTTCTCCTGAACTTGAGCAGCTATTGCACCGGGCGAAACAACGGCAAGAAAAGCCCTGGTTTCGTCCCCTTACCGCTAATCTTACCCCTCCAGGGGGGCCACTGATTCGCACCCTCAGCGGGCATAGTGATGGGGTAACAGCAGTAGCCATTACCCCCGACGGGTTCCGAGCCGTCTCGGCATCGTGGGATAACACCCTGAAACTTTGGGATTTGCAAACGGGGAGGGAACTGGCTACCCTCAGAGGCCATAGTTGGTCGGTAGAAGCAGTAGCGATCGCCTCCGACGGGTTCCGAGCCGTCTCGGCATCGTGGGATAACACCCTGAAACTTTGGGATTTGGAGGGGGGGACTGAACTGGCCACCCTCAGCGGGCATAGTAACTGGGTAAGAGCAGTAGAGATCGCCCCCGACGGGAAACGAGCCGTCTCGGCATCCAGGGATGAAACCCTGAAACTGTGGGATTTGGAGACGAGGACGGAACTAGCCACCCTCAGAGGGCATAGTGGCTTTGTAACAGCAGTCATCACCCCAGATGGGAAACAAGCGGTCTCGGCATCATCGTTTAATGGAACCCTGAAACTGTGGGATTTGGAGACCGGGACGGAACTGGCCACCCTCAGCGGGCATAGTGACGATGTAAATGCAGTAGCGATCACCCCCGACGGGTTCCGAGCCGTCTCGGCATCGTCGGATAAAACTCTGAAACTGTGGGATTTGGAGACGAGGACGGAACTGGCTACCTTCAGCGGGCATAGTAGTGCGGTAAATGCAGTAGCGATCACCCCCGACGGGAAACAAGCTGTCTCGGCATCCGATGATAACACCCTGAAACTGTGGGATTTGGAGAGGAGAACGGAACTGGCCACCCTCAGCGGGCATAGTGAACTGGTACTAGCAGTAGCGATCGCCCCGGACGGAAAACGAGCGGTCTCGGCATCGTCGGATAAAACCCTGAAACTGTGGGATTTGGATACCGGGACGAAATGGTTCGACTCCCCTCACCAACCACTCGCCACTCTCAGAGTGCATAGTAGTGCGGTAAATGCAGTAGCGATCACCCCCGACGGGAAACAAGCCGTCTCGGCATCCGATGATAACACCCTGAAACTGTGGGATTTGGAGAGGGGAACGGAACTGGCTACCCTCACCGGGCATAGTAGTGCGGTAAATGCAGTAGCGATCACCCCCGACGGGAAACAAGCCGTCTCGACATCGTCGGATAAAACCCTGAAACTCTGGAATTTGGAGACCGGGAGGGAACTGGCCACCCTCACCGGGCATAGTAGTGCGATAAATGCAGTAGCGATTGCCCCCAACGGGTTCCGAGCCGTCTCGGCATCCGGCTCGTTGTTTGGTTCAGAAGATAAAACCCTGAAACTGTGGAATTTGGAGACCGGGAGGGAACTGGCCACCCTCACCGGGCATAGTGGCGTGGTAAATGCAGTAGTGATCGCCCCGGACGGGAAACGAGCCGTTTCCGCATCTAATGATAAAACCCTGAAACTTTGGGATTTGGAGACCGGGAGGGAACTGGCCACCCTCACCGGGCATAGTGGCGTGGTAAATGCAGTAGCGATAAGCCCGTTGGGCATAGCTTCGCTTACCGCCCCCGACGGGTTCCGGGCCGTCTCGGCATCCGATGATAACACCCTGAAACTGTGGGATTTGGAGAGGGGAACGGAACTGGCCACCCTCAGAGGGCATAGTAACTGGGTACTAGCAGTAGCGATCGCCCCCGACGGGAAACGAGCCGTCTCGGCATCCAGGGATGACACCCTGAAACTGTGGGATTTGGAGACCGGGAAAGAGTTAGCCACCTTTACCGGGGAAGCTGCGATGAAGTCCTGTGCCATTACACCGGATGGGGTGACGGTGGTGGCGGGGGATGAAGGGGGTCGGGTGTATTTTCTGCGGTTGGAGGGGTTGAGGGGTTAA
- a CDS encoding type II toxin-antitoxin system VapC family toxin — protein sequence MKLAQKPSFDGMKYLLDTNHCSSIINGNVQVINSLQNKRNNVIGISIITYAELLYMAEKSARKSENITGVKEFLDIVLDMALLLITQRCCSILASE from the coding sequence ATGAAACTCGCTCAGAAACCCAGTTTTGATGGCATGAAATACTTGCTAGATACGAACCATTGTAGCTCTATTATTAATGGCAATGTTCAAGTCATTAATAGTTTACAGAATAAGCGTAATAACGTGATTGGAATTAGCATTATCACTTACGCAGAATTGCTATATATGGCTGAGAAGTCGGCGAGAAAATCTGAAAATATCACAGGAGTAAAAGAGTTTTTAGATATTGTTTTAGACATGGCTCTATTGCTAATAACACAGCGTTGCTGCTCTATTCTAGCATCTGAGTAA
- a CDS encoding type II toxin-antitoxin system VapC family toxin translates to MIAVDTNIVVRLLTQDDPVQYQKSLELFQNPEIFIYNTVILETEWVLRFAYKFKVNQVCSALRKLLGLPNVYLTNPMLVHQALLWHENGLDFADALHLAQSQDCEQFYTFDEKFIKNTRKLTNCEVKKTRRLRKDNKNGGTGVFSAAGGVEGLRKGVA, encoded by the coding sequence ATGATTGCAGTTGATACCAATATTGTAGTTCGGCTTCTGACTCAAGATGATCCAGTCCAATATCAAAAAAGTCTAGAACTTTTTCAAAACCCGGAAATCTTCATTTACAACACCGTTATTCTAGAAACCGAATGGGTGCTGAGATTTGCCTATAAGTTTAAAGTAAATCAAGTTTGTTCGGCTTTACGGAAACTTTTGGGATTACCAAATGTTTACTTAACTAACCCGATGTTAGTTCATCAAGCCCTACTGTGGCATGAAAATGGTTTGGATTTTGCCGATGCTTTGCATCTAGCTCAAAGTCAAGATTGCGAGCAATTCTACACCTTCGATGAAAAATTCATTAAAAATACCAGAAAGCTAACCAATTGTGAAGTCAAAAAAACCAGGCGATTAAGAAAAGATAATAAAAATGGTGGGACAGGTGTATTTTCTGCGGCTGGAGGGGTTGAGGGGTTGAGAAAGGGGGTTGCTTAA
- a CDS encoding UvrD-helicase domain-containing protein: MPLTPAQHQAVYAKGSVAVTAGAGTGKTYMLAQRYLHHLRDDGYSPLEVVAVTFTEKAALELRSRIREMIMQEMPDYPEILAELDAAPICTFHSLAAQICRDHALDLGLPPDFRVLDEVESQLWFEEASLKVLNRLPEPLYEQVPYHLLQASLPRLLDDPLSVQGALKHSPESWPALAQQLQEEILAEIVNHPLIQESLQILPQYSGRGKDSLEPARQQVYTALCRLQGGERSPQLLKILIERNFSRERGSKKNWTAGGLEVIRKQLKALRDLVKPYEAELNVLQLGELDEDLAQLLPPLQEAFNWIWRELQARKRGDRVLCFADLEVYALEALQDERIRREYGDRFQAILVDEFQDTNPTQGKFLRALSQQATLTVVGDEKQSIYSFRRADIQVFQQMRRQIQEEGGEEVALSLCFRTHPRLIEQINTIFRPLLKQLHQSLTSARDEIPETEPDVQVFCLPEAPTWPKAQKRAAEAYRIADLVQGWLNSGEVAAGEIAILARANAPLGVYAEALEARGIPIALAGGGSLLETREAKDAMVLLEAVCHPEDDRALVAVLRSPFFALSDRALLLIKQQTDGNSALTWWQRLQQVDWAALDCEAEEIPGISPVTVLGELRQLAREESPSRLLQQGDRLTGYTAVLANLPSCRRRLADWRGFREFVRELERGDGSLYSVVRRLQRLRAMEAAIPRLPLDASNAVSLMTIHGSKGLEWKRVILGDLSAKPSARSEGVLFDPEIGLAVRFSDDFEREGKPFLYVYLERLQRQREAQESLRLLYVALTRSRDKLVLTACEPEGGFLEQLQPGLEAAAIARSPWELPPEEELSFSSAPPPEPPPLGEILLRD, encoded by the coding sequence ATGCCCTTAACCCCCGCACAACACCAAGCCGTTTACGCCAAAGGCAGTGTCGCCGTCACCGCTGGGGCAGGAACTGGGAAAACCTATATGTTGGCCCAACGGTATCTCCATCATCTGCGGGATGATGGCTATTCTCCCCTAGAAGTGGTTGCGGTCACCTTTACCGAGAAGGCTGCCTTGGAACTGCGATCGCGCATTCGGGAGATGATTATGCAAGAGATGCCCGATTACCCAGAGATTCTTGCCGAACTTGACGCCGCGCCCATTTGCACCTTTCACAGTCTCGCTGCCCAAATTTGTCGCGATCACGCCCTCGACTTAGGGTTACCCCCAGATTTCCGAGTTTTGGATGAGGTAGAGAGTCAACTCTGGTTTGAGGAAGCCAGTCTCAAGGTTCTCAATCGTCTCCCGGAACCTCTTTACGAACAGGTTCCCTATCATCTTCTCCAGGCCAGTCTACCCCGACTCCTCGACGATCCGCTCTCAGTTCAAGGGGCCTTGAAGCATTCCCCAGAATCTTGGCCCGCCCTAGCCCAACAGCTTCAAGAGGAGATCTTGGCTGAAATTGTCAACCATCCCCTGATTCAAGAAAGTTTGCAGATTCTGCCCCAGTATAGTGGCCGGGGGAAAGATAGCCTGGAACCCGCTCGGCAACAGGTCTATACCGCCCTCTGTCGCCTCCAGGGAGGGGAGCGATCGCCCCAACTCCTCAAAATTCTCATTGAACGCAATTTCAGCCGGGAACGGGGCAGTAAGAAAAATTGGACGGCGGGGGGATTAGAGGTAATCCGTAAACAGTTAAAAGCCCTGCGAGATTTAGTTAAACCCTATGAGGCGGAACTCAATGTGTTGCAATTGGGGGAGTTGGATGAAGATTTAGCCCAATTGTTGCCCCCTCTCCAGGAGGCCTTTAATTGGATTTGGCGAGAACTCCAGGCCCGCAAACGGGGCGATCGCGTCTTATGTTTTGCCGATTTAGAAGTCTATGCCTTAGAAGCCTTACAGGATGAGAGGATTCGTCGCGAGTATGGCGATCGCTTCCAAGCCATTTTAGTCGATGAATTTCAAGACACGAACCCCACCCAGGGGAAGTTTCTGCGGGCCTTAAGCCAACAAGCCACCCTCACCGTGGTTGGCGATGAGAAACAATCCATCTATAGTTTTCGCCGGGCCGATATCCAAGTCTTTCAGCAGATGCGACGACAGATTCAAGAGGAGGGAGGGGAGGAAGTCGCCCTAAGTCTTTGTTTCCGCACCCATCCCCGGCTGATTGAACAGATTAATACCATTTTTCGCCCCCTGCTGAAGCAATTACACCAATCCCTAACCTCGGCGCGGGATGAGATTCCCGAGACGGAACCGGATGTGCAGGTGTTTTGTCTCCCGGAGGCCCCAACCTGGCCCAAAGCCCAGAAACGGGCAGCGGAAGCCTATCGCATCGCCGATTTAGTGCAAGGTTGGCTGAACAGCGGCGAGGTAGCGGCGGGGGAGATTGCCATTTTAGCCCGGGCCAATGCCCCCCTGGGCGTTTATGCTGAAGCGTTGGAAGCCCGAGGAATCCCCATTGCTTTGGCGGGGGGCGGTTCCTTGTTGGAGACACGGGAAGCGAAGGATGCCATGGTTTTGTTGGAGGCCGTGTGTCATCCTGAAGATGATCGGGCGTTGGTGGCGGTGTTGCGAAGTCCCTTTTTTGCCTTGAGCGATCGCGCTCTCCTTTTAATTAAACAACAGACGGATGGCAATTCTGCCTTAACCTGGTGGCAACGGTTGCAACAGGTTGATTGGGCCGCCCTTGACTGCGAGGCGGAGGAGATTCCCGGGATTTCTCCCGTGACGGTGTTAGGGGAGTTACGACAGTTGGCCCGGGAGGAGTCGCCGTCGAGACTGTTGCAGCAGGGCGATCGGTTAACGGGATATACTGCCGTGTTAGCCAATTTACCAAGTTGCCGTCGTCGTTTGGCCGATTGGCGGGGATTTCGCGAGTTTGTGCGGGAGTTAGAGAGGGGGGATGGGAGTTTATACTCCGTTGTGCGGCGGTTACAGCGGTTGCGGGCCATGGAGGCGGCCATCCCCCGACTTCCCCTCGATGCCAGTAACGCTGTTTCTTTGATGACGATTCATGGCTCTAAGGGATTAGAGTGGAAACGAGTGATTTTAGGGGATTTGTCAGCGAAACCCTCGGCCCGCAGTGAGGGGGTGTTATTCGATCCGGAGATTGGCTTGGCGGTGCGGTTTAGTGATGACTTTGAACGGGAAGGAAAGCCGTTTCTCTATGTTTATTTGGAGCGACTTCAGCGACAACGGGAAGCTCAGGAATCGCTACGGTTATTATATGTGGCCTTGACGCGATCGCGGGATAAACTGGTTTTAACGGCCTGCGAACCGGAGGGAGGGTTTTTAGAGCAATTACAGCCCGGATTGGAGGCAGCGGCAATTGCCCGCAGCCCCTGGGAACTCCCCCCAGAAGAGGAACTCAGCTTCAGCAGCGCCCCCCCTCCCGAACCGCCGCCCTTGGGAGAGATATTGCTCAGGGATTAA
- a CDS encoding type II toxin-antitoxin system HicA family toxin, with translation MSIPVDSDRDLPTGTLRSILKDAGMTEDDLQ, from the coding sequence CTGTCGATTCCAGTTGATAGCGATCGAGATTTACCGACTGGAACCTTAAGAAGCATTCTTAAAGATGCTGGGATGACAGAGGACGACCTGCAATAA
- a CDS encoding AbrB/MazE/SpoVT family DNA-binding domain-containing protein: protein MEIAKVSETGQIIIPPEMRKLYSLEVGTEIILTDTGKGILIQPKPPFPPTTLNEVAGCLKYNGSPKTLEDMESAISQGIQEQWHDCS from the coding sequence ATGGAAATTGCCAAAGTCTCCGAAACAGGACAGATTATCATTCCACCAGAAATGCGGAAACTCTATAGCTTGGAGGTGGGGACAGAAATTATCTTGACTGATACAGGCAAAGGGATTTTAATTCAGCCCAAACCGCCTTTTCCTCCTACTACTTTAAATGAAGTAGCCGGGTGTTTGAAGTATAACGGTTCACCCAAAACCTTAGAGGATATGGAATCTGCTATTAGCCAAGGCATTCAGGAGCAATGGCATGATTGCAGTTGA